In Nicotiana tabacum cultivar K326 chromosome 10, ASM71507v2, whole genome shotgun sequence, the DNA window CGTGTTCAATTAAATCTCCTTATTCAAAAATTGAACATTACAAATAGGCAAaaataacttcttctttttttatacaTAAATTGTACAATCTGCTTGACAAAAAGAAAAGATACTAGTATTGTGGTAAGAGATTCcaatattatttttcaaatctaggTGAGAAAATATAATTTGAATATCTTTTTATTTCATGTTATATTCACGATTATCTTTTGTAACAAAATCATAAAAGTattattctatttataatttataataaggTATAAGATCATTTAGATTATAAATAACATACTTAGTTATCATATATAATAAAAGACTCCTATTACATAaaggagaaaataaaaatagcaagggCAAATAGATATTTTGTAGGATAAAGGGGGAATTTGTcaataatctatatctatatagaATAGGAGAAGCAAATCAATGTGATGATGTCAAGTGTCACAACAAAAATTCAACAAGTGTTTAATTTTAGGTCAAAATTAGTTAggttagttaataattagttactctttttgaatttgaatttaaaataattaaatatctatatatttttaaggaaactattacaaaaaagaaaaaaattacaaatatatattttgagatgagaaagtttttgaaTAATTCATATGGTCATGCTATGTGCTATATGGATACGATAAAACTAAAGACAAAAACATAAACAATAATTTCGAGAAATAAATAAAATGTATAAAGATATAATTTTCTTATGTAGTAAtcttaattaaaaaattaaactttcaTATTAAATACAAACGGGAAGAAGAATTCAATCTAATTTCTTattgaaaataatacaaaaataataatcatTACAATTATTAGTAGATTTATGACATATaacaaaaataaacttttatgCTTAACCTTTGAACTAATTCTTCAccatccatttagaaaaataatacaataatattcGTATTACATAAGActaaatgaaaaaaatcaaagtATTATAGAACAAAAACTTATGTATAAAGAGGAGAATAGATATAATGTGATTCTATCGacactttaattttatttgataaatttaagtaaataaataatactcgaaaatattattgataaatttaaatatcGAAATAATTATGAGAAAGTCAGGTCTTGGAATATTTGAAAGCTCTCTTACAGTCTTACTTTATGTTCATAATAAATGGATCCCTCTCGACCAACTCCTAATAACAAGAAATATCTTAATAAGGGAAGATAGAAATCATTTGGATTTGAGGCGAAATCAGTGGCGGAACTAGAGGCCAAAGCaggggttcggccgaacccaatgTATAGCTTTTGCTCAAATAATAGAGTAGAAAATACTTGTTTGCTTCTTCTTGATGTGTTCATGTATATGCATTAGGTTTGTGTATATATAGGTACGAAAAGGAAGAAACCGTATCCAAATTTACTAAGGAATGTGGCTTTTCTTCTTATTCTTGAATCTTGAGCTGATTCCTACTTGAACAAGcttgtctttttttttccaacttaaagttctTGACCAATGAGAAATCAAATTACTATGACTCTTTTTCACTGTAAAAAGGAAATGGATTTCTCTTAACGCATAGAGCAACGACTGCGCTCATAAAGATTAACTAGAGAAGTGGACGGGCCCGGCAATTTTTTACGCACGCATTTCTGATTAGTTGCATACTACTATATGCGACTTATAAGTCGCATTTTGTTTCTGAAACTTATAAGTTGGCGTATAAATCCGAAATTGCGTTCATAGTAGAGAGGGTAGAATTCTCCTGGACAACCTTTCCCCCTTTCCCCGATCAGAAAAACCGCATATCGCCCCCTCCGCCATAGCAAGCGATTTTCGATGTTTTTGAGTGATTTTTTGTAGCAAATATTTTCTACATCCAACAACAAGCTCAAACCTAGGCTTCGTTGAAAAATCCCTAAAAGTGAAATCAACTCCACTCTTTTTGTATTCGAATTTCACTACGAAAGAAAGGTATGTTCTCCTCTGATATTCTAGAGTTAATTTACTCTTAATTAGGGATAATTTTGTTAAAACCATTGCTGCTCGACTCGAGGATTTCTGTTCTTTTTCTTCTACACATGGCTGTCCGTATAGATTtctgttgttttgagttatcATTTTGGTTTTTATGTTGTGGCTTTGAATTGTACTTTGTTGGGACAGTTAAATATCCTTACTCGAATTATTTAGAGGACTGAAAATTTCAAAGTGCAAATATATCAGTTGTAGGATAGTTATAAGTAGCATTTTTCCCAGTAGGTAActctaattattggtttaaattaGCATTTTCCACTACTTAATGACAATCTTTGGTTGAAGAAAAGCATATCCTTGTTTAGGTTAAGTCCATAATGTTCAGGGTATTTTGGAGGGGATGTGTTTAACTTATCTAAAACCTATCAAAGATAACAATAAAACACATTATGAAATGCAATTTACAAATCGACTGCTCATATGCCACTGCAAAAAGGCTGAGAACTGTACAATTTGATACGCTGAATTGACTAGTAATTTCATATAGTTGCAACTCGTGAATGCGTCTTAGTACAAAATATTCTCTGCATGTGAGGAATCTAAAAGATAAATAGCAGGCTGTGAATGTTTTTCATTAATCGCAATTTTGAACTGCACTTAGAGTATGAATATTCTCTGCGACATGGTCAGAATCTTGGAAATAGTAAAACACAATCATCCATTGAGACCTACAAGTCGCTTTTGGCAATTGAGATTCATAAGTTGCCTTCCAGCATTGAGTTTTAATAAACTCATTTGACCAGTGCGATTTGAGCTAGCGCCACTGCCAGACGGCTCGTTAGCTCAATTAACTTAGGACATAAGCAAATTGCAATCAAATCGCATTCCATGTATGTGTTTTGCATATTTTTGGTTTCTCACAAAAACAATACTTCCCTTTATTGATGATCAACGCACTATCTCTCCTCCTTCCCTGCTTCTAAACTTTTCACTTGTTCATTCAGTGTTGCATTTAGTACATATTTTCTTGACAATTTTATTCACTTTGTATTATGTGCTTTTATTACACTTTCAGTAAAAGAGAAATCATTTTATTCCCACAAAAGCAGCAAAAGAGTGCTAAGAGAGGTTTTTTGAACTCCAAAGAGCTAAAATTATCTGCGGAAACTTTCTAAGCCATTAAAATTAATTCTGTTGCTCTCTTCAtccaataaaaaaagaaaaagagaatccTTGCAATCAAGAGGTTTGTCGAAAAAGTGTTGGCAATTAAGAGTCATGTTCTATGAGGAAAAAGTATAAAATAGTGCACCAAACTTCAAGTAGTATAGCAAAATTTTAACTACACCGGTGGACATATTTTTAAACTTCAAATCTGTATTTTTTAGGTTTTGCATTGAGCTCGGCATGGACTAGCCACCACTAGTGTACATATAAAGTTGTAGTAGAatgaaaaattagggttttcatcGTCATCTGTTTACTCTTTGTATTTTCTCGTTTCAGCTTTTCTCTTTTGCTGCGGCTGCGTGTAACATCCATTGCACTTCTTGGTGGTGTTATTTCTGCTGGCGCTGAATGATGGGAAACCAATCACTCTGTGACAATAACATGGTGGTGGAGGAGGAAGCAGAGTATGTATTGCTTGATTTGGATGGCATTTCCTCCGCAGTTCACATTCCCCCAAATGCACCATATGTTCTCTCTGTACGATTTTCTAGCCCAAGTTTACTTTTTAGTTAATTGCTTTAATTTTTCTTATGGATTCAAACCAAAGTGTAAACcccttctttttatttctcttcaCTCTTCAGATACCTATGGTTTTCAACTGTTCCATAGTTCTTTACAACTGGGTTTTTTTGTGGTGCTTTAATGAAAATATTACAAATtgattattttccttcaaatttttTTTCTCAGGGTCTCGACACATTGAATCCCATCCTGACCATTGATGGCAAAATCAAGCTGGTGAGTTGATGGTTTTGGAAACTGCTTAGTTTTCCCTTTCTGTGACATAATAATTTATCTGCACCAGTATAGTTGGCTTCAATGGCTGAGTGAAGTCCAAAACTTGTGTGAACTTTATAATCATGCTCACCACATTCTTATCAAGTTCTATATCTTTGTAGTGGCATTAGTCGTTACAGTGGTCAAACATCTTGATGCCCACTGACACCCTTACACCACAGTAGTGCGCCACACTTACAGACACTTTATTGTCTCATTGTTTCTTGCAAGATAGTCAATATTGCACTTAAGTAAAACCCTATAAGTTTCAGTCCACACAGTTGTGTCTTCCTTCCATAAGGGGATACAAACATATTTTATCTGTTTCAACCCCACTTATTTCTGGTGATTCTTTAGTTGTGATCATTCTAGAGAAAAAGAGTTGGTGAGGGAAAAACAAAGTAGATATAATGGATTGTGGGTGTAATATTTCTGGTTGCACATTACAAAATGTTGCATCTTTTGAACatgtcatttttgtaaaacatttGTTCCATCTTGACATTGCGATCATAGTTCTCAACTTTTCTCTGTGTATATGCTATTTCaattgtgggattacactgggccgttgttgttgttgtatatgctATTTCAATTGGTCTTTATTTCTGTTTTGCAGATTGGACAGTATGATGAGACTATTGGGACATGCCTTGTATTTAGTGAAAGTGGTGAGCCACACTCCTCTGTACCAACATATTTTATTGACAGTACAATagatttttgaaaatgtttggaagGCATGAGATATGTATCTGATTATCTTAATCTAGCTTCAATGTTGTTGAGGCTGTTGCAAAATCTGAACATATTCCCTCCGTCTCATCCACAACCACAACCACAACcacaacaccccccccccccccaaaaaaaaaaaaaaaaagtttataaTACATGAATAGTGGGTCTCCATTGCCTGTTTCTACCACACAGCTGCTTGGGTGCAGATTAGGTTAGTGTTTCCTAATGTGATGTATTGGGATGGAACTCTGACTCTAGCTGCCCCTGGTGTATATGAATGTCAATTTGAGACAACATTAGGCACATTGCGGACTGTGAACCTTGGAATTTTCTTTCTTGGGTACATATGAATTGAGGAGTTTCTGGAACTTAAGCCTCTTTTGCATGTCATAGATTTTCCATGGGCTTTCAATTCCTGCTGGAAATCTAGATGCTCAAACATAATGAATAGATGGTCAAATTAGCTGGAAGaacaaaaaacacaaaatatTTGAATCAATCTGGAATTTTATCATTAAGCTAAACTTCTTTTTGCAGATGCTCCCTCCATGGTTCATGAAGACACAGGACCATCTGAATCCAACCATTTGCCAGGAAGACGCATATTAGACCCTAAGGAAACCGAGTCCAAGCAAGTCAAGCCTGTAACACAGCTTCATAAGATACTTAAGTTCAGGTTGTTGCAGGATACTGAAACTGAAGATGCAAGAAAGAAGCCAAAAGAAGATTAGGTAGCTCAGCTTTTGACTAAATTAGAAGATATGTTTGACAATGTATAGAGGAGTCGAAGCAGAGCCATTACAACATAGCATTGCTAGTACATAAACGAAATACTAGCTTCAGAAACTCAGATGTTTCACAATGGTTAGCAATTAGATATGGCAGATAGAATTGGTAGGTTACAAAATGTCATTTCTTACTCTGAAGCAAAGGGAAAAGTGCTCTGACTCGCAACTACATGTTGCATAGATGAACCAGAATTGCTCTGGAGTTTCTCCTAGCATTATCTCATTCCTATATCCAATATAGTCCTTCTGATGCAGAAAGGGAGGAAAAAAGAGTGAAATCTATCGGCAGATTAGAATAAATTGTTAAATCTAATTTCTGTTCTTACCAATAACTGATGCATGAAACCTTTAATTTGAGAAATTGAAACAGCAAGTATTGGTGATTTTGGTGCTGCAAGCATAATGTGGGAAGCGAGTCAGCTAAAAAAAAAACAGTTTTATTGAAAATTGTGCAAATCCAAAAGGCAAGTCATGTCCCACCCGAGAGAATTCCAAAATAAGTAGTATTTCAACTTGTTATGAACTCAATTGCCAAGTATATTAACATGTTTCAGAGgcaaaatagatttttttttttttaaaacaaacgtGAATTCTGTTTATTGCACATTGTGAACCATTctataagataaaagaaaagggaGGATGGGAGGATGAGTTAATGAAGTTACAAGATATCGTGCTCgtgtttatttttcatttatATGAAAACCAAAACCATTCTATAACCATTCTGTTTACGAATTGACAGTGCTAAAATACGCCGTGCACACTAAAAAATACAGCAAATTCCTTCGAAACTTTCCAGGAACTTTCCGGCAAAACAAAACATTCTTTTTCAGCAAAACAAACATTAAAAGCTTTTTCGTTTTCCTTGATTTTGGTTTATTTTCGTTTTCGTTACAGTAGCTCAAATTGAAATCGGCGCTTTTCTTAGATCCCCGAATTCACTGCTTTTCTTAGACCCCCCGAATTTTCTTCTCCACCCACGAACCGCTAGCAGGTATTAACCCCCCGGGTAACACCCATTTCCATTTTATTCTGCTTTTTGTGCTTTATATATTCATAATTTGAGTAGAATCTGATGCTGCAATTgctttttaattccaaaaattagGGGTGTGTAAGTTGTTTTTCCACATCGAGATCGTGTAGCTTTCTGGGATGTTTAGTAGGATCGAGTTTTCTTGctcattttgaaggttttattaCTTGGGTACTCGTTCATTACtgattttgggttttttttttggaatttttgtttgTTAATTAAGTTCAAACCATAAGTTTGCATAAACCGTCTTCTTTTAATATTGCATAAGTTTCAGAACTGAGCATTTGGTCAATTCCACTCCTATCCGATTTTTTATATGAGAACTTCTGAAATAGCCGAATCTCCTCACCTATTTCAGAAGCTTGCTTGTTGTTTTTCTTCAGTTAATTTCGGCTGCTAGTTACTTTCGGTGCTacaccagtggtagcggtgatagCCCTTGTTGGTCtttgggtcgtggtattttctgtgttttcaggGAAATTCTCAAAGTGGTTGGAGACAAGTTGGGCACACGAGCACTAgcaaaggagagcaacctggACGAGCATCAGCAAAGGGCGGTGGGAAGCATTGCGTGAGCTTGCAAGTATATCGAGGGCTGCAAATCAACACAGGTTTAGTTCTCGGGAATTGGTACCTCCCGTTCTACTGTTttccttttggtgttagctaaattgaTGTTACTTTAGTTCACAATAGTTGAATCATTCAATAGGTGTACAGGTAGTCACTtctttccttctagtttgattcgtTGTCCGTGGTGCACTAGCGAGTCTTTTGTAGAGTTGTCGTAGGTGTAGTGGCggcagtctgggatgatagattAAAGGCATGTCCTCAGGTGGGGCAGAGGGAGGGGCAAAGAGTGGGCTCGGGGTCAGGGGGTGGGTCGGGAGGTAGGGGAGGTAGAGtgggcaagggagcctataggttgagaatcgggtcatggaacataggttcgctaacgagtaagtctatagagttggcgaagatccttcagaagaggaagattaatatagcgtgtgtccaggagactaggtgggtcggatcgagggcgagaaacgcggatgggtataagttgtggtactccggagtcgtgaggggtaagaatggagtgggtatcctagtagatagccatcttagggagtcggtggtagaggtcaggcgtgtgaatgatagactaatgactattaaattgGTGGTGGGTGAGTGTCCTTTAAacgtcgttagcgcgtacgcaccgcaAGTAGGTTGTGATGAGGAGATTAAAAGGCGTTTTTGGGAAGGGTTAGATGACATTGTTCGTAGTATTCCGCCTtccgagaggttattcataggaggggatttcaatggtcatattgggtcgtcagcaggtggttatactgaggtgcatggcggctttggtttcggggaaCGAAACGGAGGGGGCATATCACTGCTGGATTTTGCCAAGGCATTCGATCTAGTGattgcaaactcgagttttccgaagcgagaggagcatttggttacttaccaaagttcggtggcgaagactcaaattgactatctcctcctaaggagatgcgacagaaggttgtgcgaggattgcaaagttatcccaggtgagacccttgcaacgcaacataggctcttggtgatggacgttagTATTATGATAAGAAGGAAACAGAGGTCAGTACGAGGCTgcccgaggattaggtggggcgccttgactaaggttaaagcccaggagttggaaggaaggttgtcggcaatgggagcttggagaagtagtggggacgcaaacactatgtggtcgacgacggcggactatataaggaaggcggcaagagaggtgttaggggtatcTTCAGGCCGCACTTGTGgtcacaaaggagactggtggtggaatgcagttgtacaaggtaaagtggaagcgaagaaggtggcttacctgcggttagtggggagcactggagaggaggagaagagagcgaacattgcaagatataaggtagctaggaaggaggcaaagatggcagtgacggaggcaaaGACGGCAGCTTTTgctcgtttgtatgaggaactagggaacaaaggcggggagaagaagttactccgactcgctaaggtgagagagaggacggctcgggatttggaccaagtgaggtgcataaaagatgaggacggcaaagttttgttgggggatgaccagataaagaggagatggcagacctactttcataagcttctaaatgaggaaggggatcaggatattgtactaggtgaattgaggaacgccgacagcccccatgaactaagtgattatcgggacattgaggtcgatgaggtcatggaggcaatgcgtaagatgagaaggggcagagctaccggaccagatgaaattccggttgagctttggaggtgtgtgggtagagcaggcgtGGAATGGCTTATTAAGTTGCTTAATGTGAtatccaagactaataggatgcccgaagagtggaggtggagtactatggtcccgttgtataagaacaaaggcgatatccagatctgtaacaactataggggtattaaattactaagtcataccatgaaagtctgggagagagtggtagaaatgagagtgcgaaggacggtgtctatttcagacaaccagttcgggttcatgccggggcgatctaccacagaagctatccaccttattaggaggacgatggaacaatacagggataagaagaaggatctccacatggtgtttatcgatctagagaaagcgtacgacaaggttcctagggaggtcttatggagatgcttagaggctaaaggggtcccgattgcctacattagggcgattaaggacatgtatgatggagctaagactcgggttaggacagcaggaggCGATTCAGATTATTTTCCGATTATTACAGGATTGCatcaagggtctgcgttcagccctttcctatttgccctggtgatggatgctataacacatcatattcagggggaggtgccatggtgcatgctatttgctgatgacatagttctaatcgacgagacacgacgcggcgtcagcgagaggttagaggtttggagacacacccttgagtccaaaggtttcaggttgagcaggacgaagacggaataccttgagtgcaaatttggggcagagccgacggaagcgggagtggaagtgaggcttgattctcaagtcatccctaagaggggtagtttcaagtacctggggtcgtttattcaggggtccggggagatcgacgaggatgtcacacaccgtataggggtggggtggatgaaatggaggttagcgacgggagtcctgtgtgacaagaaagtgccactgttactgaaaggtaaattttatagggcagtggttaggcctgctatgttgtatgggaccgagtgttggccggtgaagatctcacacatccagaggatgaaagttgcagagatgaggatgttgagggggatgtgcgggcatacaaggaaggataagattagaaatgaagatattcgagagaaggtgggtgtggcccccatggaggacaagatgcgggaagcaagactcagatggttcgggcacattcagaggaggaacactgatgcaccggtgagaaggtgtgaacgactggcagtggtgggtacgaggagaggtagggggagacctaagaagtattggggagaggtgatcaggcaggatatgacgcgacttagggttactgaggacacggccctaaacagggaattgtggagatcgagcattaaggtggtaggttagggaaattgtgatgtctttgttacagcgcactagagtgagactagccagttaggaagtagtcttaggatgctattgatcaactactgatgatgggctttatctcctgtgtattaataccttacatctttctcgtatttcctatatctcttatattgttgttactttgtttttatggtatttatgttatgttatggattttatggtactttatgttgttttattatgagtctattgatagtactaatatagtgtctcttgttgcctctttgagccgagggtctcctggaaacagcctctctgcccctcggggtagaggtaaggtctgcgtacatattaccctccccagaccccacttgtgggattacactgggttgttgttgttgttgttgttgttgttgataactTACGAAATATTTTCGTGCCCTTTCTTGTACAATTCTTTCATTGAATGTAAATTTAAGAAAATACTTAAAATAtcttaatttgaaaaaaatacaaaagtataTTGTTAACTGTACATGAATTTTGAttgcaaagaaaaacaaaagatatAAATAGCAATAAGTTTGTAAGAAGATTTTTATCACTCCGATTATGAGCATTCCAtttgttaccttttttttttattttttatattctcATGTTCCCCTCATTTGATTCTATTGATTAGTAGTAATTTATTTCTCCAAAGTCGAACAATTTCAAAAATCAGGTATCCCGAGAAAAAAGAGCAaattgttatgaaataaagactataaagtaaagacaagtatagagagaaactgatatattattcgaattcaaactgatgtacataatgaactgaaatctcttctattt includes these proteins:
- the LOC107822822 gene encoding uncharacterized protein LOC107822822, with product MMGNQSLCDNNMVVEEEAEYVLLDLDGISSAVHIPPNAPYVLSGLDTLNPILTIDGKIKLIGQYDETIGTCLVFSESDAPSMVHEDTGPSESNHLPGRRILDPKETESKQVKPVTQLHKILKFRLLQDTETEDARKKPKED